A stretch of Actinomycetota bacterium DNA encodes these proteins:
- a CDS encoding response regulator transcription factor: MESIRVMVVDDHTMVRESLATALSTSPDIEVVGTAGSGREALEKAKSLHPEVILMDIKMPKMDGIKACRLIKSALPEVNVVILTVMDDEASVIEAVSAGASGYVLKSMPVAELVKAVKLAKNGKSMLHPEAALKLIRQFRKLIDDEAAKFSLTARELEVLQLLAYGYTNKKIAEKMFISEQTVKSHVIHIFQKLGAADRTEAVAIALRKGLVE, translated from the coding sequence ATGGAGAGCATAAGGGTGATGGTGGTCGACGATCATACCATGGTCAGGGAGAGCCTGGCCACCGCGCTCTCCACCTCGCCGGACATAGAGGTGGTGGGGACGGCGGGCTCGGGCCGGGAAGCGCTGGAGAAGGCGAAATCGCTGCACCCCGAGGTCATCCTCATGGACATCAAGATGCCGAAGATGGACGGCATCAAGGCCTGCCGCCTCATCAAGAGCGCGCTGCCGGAGGTCAACGTGGTCATCCTCACGGTGATGGACGACGAGGCGAGCGTGATCGAGGCGGTCTCGGCGGGGGCCAGCGGTTACGTGCTCAAGAGCATGCCGGTGGCGGAGCTGGTGAAGGCGGTGAAGCTGGCCAAGAACGGGAAGTCCATGCTGCACCCCGAGGCGGCGCTGAAGCTCATCCGCCAGTTCCGCAAGCTCATCGACGACGAGGCCGCGAAGTTCAGCCTCACCGCCCGCGAGCTGGAGGTCCTGCAGCTCCTCGCCTACGGCTATACCAACAAGAAGATCGCGGAGAAGATGTTCATAAGCGAGCAGACGGTGAAGAGCCATGTCATCCACATATTCCAGAAACTGGGAGCCGCGGACCGCACCGAGGCGGTGGCCATCGCCCTGCGCAAGGGACTGGTGGAGTAG
- a CDS encoding cache domain-containing protein, with product MSGYTKKLAQTARTIRGKVLLAGLAVLVLFVLLTFVWLIPQMRRNILDSRKQATRGETQTAWSVLEHYHRLEKAGELSREEAQLAAKEAVRGLRYGPESADYFWINDFGPVMIMHPFKPELEGKDLSENKDPRGKRLFVDFVEVCRAQGEGFSDYMWQYKDDATRIVPKVSYVKAFEPWGWIIGTGVYIEDVNAAVAGFRNAMLAIMGGFLVIMAALFFSMGRSISGEVKKINLAAQRVYKEVIAGDLAYRADPALVGMEFRPIMEGFNATLDAVVGYIENMPAPVIVMDRELNLKYANLAAAGAIGAPAEQLKGSKCYQHVQGTDCQTQNCAVMRAMREGNTVSSEMTAHPGGRGEMEVGYVGFPVKDASGEIVGGAELVNDLTEIKRAARRMEKLGDFQARETEKIIAAMEKLAVGDLDISLSVEEGDEDVREARESYLAIKRGLDQMVGYLKEMAGVAEDIASRRLDREVKPLSERDVFGNAFLAMVEGLNEALSQVNATAEQVSSASRQISSSSQSLAQGATEQASSLEEVTASIEEITAMSKQNAEGAESARQLSQEARASSEKADEAMGRMEESIQTIKASSDETSKIIKTIDEIAFQTNLLALNAAVEAARAGEAGKGFAVVAEEVRNLAMRSAEAAKNTAALIQESVQNTETGVKITAEVASALKEIRESFEKVNNLVAEIAASSREQLQGIEQVNQAMAEMDKITQQNAAGAEESAAAAEELAAQGATLAEMMATFRLAGGNGSAPSAKAPAAARRKVAARVGAAASPQAAADNGGGDGGLKVRPEEVIPFDDDFSEF from the coding sequence ATGAGCGGTTATACAAAAAAGCTCGCTCAAACCGCGCGGACCATCCGGGGAAAGGTGTTGCTGGCGGGGCTGGCGGTGCTGGTCCTCTTCGTCCTGCTGACCTTCGTCTGGCTCATCCCCCAGATGCGCCGCAACATCCTGGACTCCAGAAAACAGGCCACCAGGGGCGAGACCCAGACCGCGTGGTCGGTCCTGGAGCATTACCACCGCCTCGAGAAAGCAGGTGAGCTCTCCCGCGAGGAGGCTCAGCTCGCGGCCAAAGAAGCGGTGCGCGGCCTGCGTTACGGCCCCGAGTCGGCGGACTACTTCTGGATCAACGACTTCGGGCCGGTGATGATCATGCACCCCTTCAAGCCGGAGCTGGAGGGCAAGGACCTCTCGGAGAACAAGGACCCGCGCGGGAAGAGGCTGTTCGTCGATTTCGTGGAGGTCTGCCGCGCGCAGGGCGAGGGTTTCTCCGATTACATGTGGCAGTACAAGGACGATGCCACCCGCATCGTGCCCAAGGTATCCTACGTGAAGGCCTTCGAGCCCTGGGGATGGATCATCGGCACGGGCGTCTATATCGAGGACGTCAACGCGGCGGTAGCGGGTTTCCGCAACGCCATGCTCGCCATCATGGGCGGCTTCCTGGTGATCATGGCGGCCCTCTTTTTCTCCATGGGGCGATCGATCTCCGGCGAGGTGAAGAAGATAAATCTCGCGGCTCAAAGGGTATATAAAGAGGTGATCGCGGGCGATCTCGCCTACCGCGCCGATCCCGCCCTGGTGGGCATGGAGTTCCGCCCCATCATGGAGGGCTTCAACGCCACCCTGGACGCGGTGGTGGGCTACATCGAAAACATGCCCGCGCCGGTGATCGTCATGGACCGCGAGCTCAACCTGAAATACGCCAACCTGGCGGCGGCGGGTGCCATCGGCGCCCCCGCTGAACAGCTCAAGGGGAGCAAATGCTACCAGCACGTGCAGGGCACCGACTGCCAGACCCAGAACTGCGCGGTGATGCGCGCCATGCGCGAGGGCAACACGGTGAGCAGCGAGATGACCGCCCACCCCGGCGGCAGGGGCGAGATGGAGGTCGGATATGTCGGCTTTCCCGTAAAAGACGCCTCCGGGGAGATCGTGGGAGGCGCCGAGCTGGTCAACGACCTCACGGAAATCAAGCGGGCCGCCCGCAGGATGGAGAAGCTGGGGGACTTCCAGGCCCGCGAGACGGAGAAGATCATCGCGGCCATGGAGAAGCTCGCCGTGGGCGACCTGGATATCTCCCTCTCCGTGGAGGAGGGGGACGAGGACGTGCGGGAGGCGAGGGAGTCCTACCTGGCCATAAAGCGGGGCCTGGACCAGATGGTGGGCTACCTCAAGGAGATGGCGGGGGTGGCGGAGGACATCGCCTCCCGCAGGCTGGACCGGGAGGTCAAACCCCTCTCGGAGCGCGACGTCTTCGGCAACGCCTTCCTGGCCATGGTGGAGGGGCTGAACGAGGCCCTCTCCCAGGTGAACGCCACCGCCGAGCAGGTGAGCTCGGCCTCGCGCCAGATCTCCTCCTCCAGCCAGTCCCTGGCCCAGGGGGCCACGGAGCAGGCCAGCTCGCTTGAGGAGGTCACCGCCTCCATCGAGGAGATCACCGCCATGAGCAAGCAGAACGCCGAGGGGGCGGAGTCCGCCCGCCAGCTCTCCCAAGAGGCCCGGGCCTCCTCGGAGAAGGCGGACGAGGCCATGGGCAGGATGGAGGAGTCCATCCAGACCATCAAGGCCTCCTCGGACGAGACCTCCAAGATCATCAAGACCATAGACGAGATCGCCTTCCAGACCAACCTCCTGGCCCTCAACGCCGCGGTGGAGGCGGCGCGGGCCGGGGAGGCGGGAAAGGGCTTCGCGGTGGTGGCCGAGGAGGTGAGAAACCTCGCCATGCGCTCCGCGGAGGCGGCCAAGAACACCGCCGCCCTCATCCAGGAGTCGGTGCAGAACACCGAGACGGGGGTGAAGATCACCGCCGAGGTGGCCTCGGCCCTAAAGGAGATACGCGAGTCCTTCGAGAAGGTCAACAACCTGGTGGCGGAGATCGCCGCCTCCTCCCGGGAGCAGCTGCAGGGCATCGAGCAGGTCAACCAGGCCATGGCGGAGATGGACAAGATCACCCAGCAGAACGCCGCGGGGGCGGAGGAGTCCGCCGCCGCCGCGGAGGAGCTCGCCGCCCAGGGCGCCACCCTGGCGGAGATGATGGCCACCTTCCGCCTGGCGGGAGGCAACGGCTCCGCTCCCTCGGCCAAGGCTCCCGCCGCCGCGCGCCGGAAGGTGGCGGCCCGGGTGGGAGCGGCCGCCTCGCCGCAGGCCGCGGCCGACAACGGGGGCGGTGACGGCGGCCTCAAGGTGAGGCCCGAGGAGGTCATCCCCTTCGACGACGACTTCTCGGAGTTCTAG
- a CDS encoding chemotaxis response regulator protein-glutamate methylesterase: MSPQTGEPLPRRRIRVLVVDDSAVVRQILTRELERDPDITVVGAAPDPYIAREKIVRLKPDVITLDIEMPRMDGITFLEKLMRHHPLPVVVVSSLTPQGSETAMRALELGAVEVMTKPGGSYSVEDITLQLIDRIKAAAQADLKALRAHAVEEAPRTPPARRLSMLRTTERIVAIGASTGGTEAIREVITLFPPGGPGTLIVQHMPEGFTRSFAQRMNELCAMEVKEAADGDAVRTGVILIAPGNHHMVLRRSGARYYVKIKGGPMVHHQRPSVDVLFRSVAEYAGVNAVGVLMTGMGSDGAEGLLAMRKAGARTIAQDEKSCVVFGMPKAAIERSAAEEVVPLREIAARVISLVQG, translated from the coding sequence ATGTCCCCGCAAACAGGCGAGCCCTTGCCCAGGCGCAGGATCAGGGTCCTGGTGGTGGACGACTCTGCGGTGGTGCGCCAGATACTCACGCGCGAGCTGGAGAGGGACCCGGACATCACGGTGGTGGGGGCCGCCCCGGACCCCTACATCGCGCGGGAAAAGATCGTGCGCCTCAAGCCCGACGTCATCACCCTGGACATCGAGATGCCGCGCATGGACGGCATCACCTTCCTGGAGAAGCTCATGCGCCACCATCCCCTCCCGGTGGTGGTGGTCTCCTCCCTCACCCCCCAGGGGAGCGAGACCGCCATGCGCGCCCTGGAGCTGGGGGCGGTGGAGGTGATGACCAAGCCGGGGGGCTCCTATTCCGTGGAGGACATCACCCTGCAGCTCATCGACCGCATCAAGGCCGCCGCCCAGGCGGACCTCAAGGCGCTCAGGGCCCATGCCGTCGAGGAGGCCCCGCGCACGCCTCCCGCGCGACGCCTCTCCATGCTCAGGACCACGGAGAGGATCGTGGCCATCGGCGCCTCCACGGGGGGTACGGAGGCCATCCGGGAGGTGATCACCCTCTTCCCTCCCGGGGGGCCGGGGACGCTGATCGTGCAGCATATGCCGGAGGGGTTCACCCGCTCCTTCGCCCAGCGCATGAACGAGCTCTGCGCCATGGAGGTGAAGGAGGCCGCGGACGGGGACGCGGTGCGCACCGGGGTCATCCTCATCGCCCCCGGCAACCACCACATGGTGCTGCGGCGCAGCGGGGCCCGCTATTACGTAAAGATAAAGGGCGGGCCCATGGTGCACCACCAGCGCCCCAGCGTGGACGTGCTCTTCCGCTCCGTGGCTGAGTACGCGGGGGTCAACGCCGTGGGGGTGCTCATGACCGGCATGGGCTCCGACGGCGCCGAGGGGCTGCTGGCCATGCGCAAGGCGGGGGCGCGCACCATCGCCCAGGACGAGAAAAGCTGCGTGGTCTTCGGCATGCCCAAGGCGGCCATCGAACGGAGCGCCGCCGAGGAGGTGGTCCCCCTGCGGGAGATAGCCGCCCGGGTCATCTCCCTGGTGCAGGGCTGA
- a CDS encoding protein-glutamate O-methyltransferase CheR translates to MLQEYELGLREFRRISALVYERTRINLHEGKLPLVQNRLSKRLRRLGLKDFRSYLAYLDEDGDELEAMINAITTNYTSFFREPEHFQFIRRRFIPELLERDQRKVRLWSAGCATGEEPYSLAMELLEGIPDIDARDVLVLATDVSTRALAAAVEGLYPPEPVFKCEPRYRKRYFMEEEDSGMFSVAPRVRRLVRLRHLNLFDPWPMRGPFDLILCRNVMIYFEREPKRELVRRFHDILRPGGYLLVGHSESLTGDEHGFLYVQPATYRKPAREEV, encoded by the coding sequence ATGCTGCAGGAATATGAGCTGGGCTTGCGGGAGTTCCGCAGGATAAGCGCCCTGGTGTATGAGCGCACGCGCATCAACCTCCACGAGGGCAAGCTGCCCCTGGTGCAGAACCGCCTCTCCAAGCGCCTGCGCCGCCTGGGGCTGAAGGATTTCCGTTCCTACCTCGCCTACCTGGACGAGGACGGGGACGAGCTGGAGGCGATGATCAACGCCATCACCACAAATTACACCAGTTTCTTCCGCGAGCCGGAGCATTTCCAGTTCATACGCCGGCGTTTCATCCCCGAGCTGTTGGAGAGGGACCAGCGGAAGGTGAGGTTGTGGAGCGCGGGCTGCGCCACGGGCGAGGAACCCTATTCCCTTGCCATGGAGCTGCTGGAGGGCATTCCCGACATCGACGCGCGCGACGTGCTGGTGCTGGCCACGGACGTTTCCACCCGCGCCCTGGCGGCGGCGGTGGAGGGCCTCTACCCTCCCGAGCCGGTCTTCAAGTGCGAGCCCCGCTACCGCAAGAGGTATTTTATGGAAGAGGAGGACTCCGGGATGTTCTCCGTGGCCCCCCGCGTGAGGCGGCTGGTGCGCCTCCGCCACCTCAACCTCTTCGACCCCTGGCCCATGCGCGGCCCCTTCGACCTCATCCTCTGCCGCAACGTTATGATCTACTTCGAGCGCGAGCCCAAGCGCGAGCTGGTGAGGAGGTTCCACGACATCCTGCGCCCGGGAGGATATCTCCTGGTGGGACATTCCGAGAGCCTCACGGGGGACGAGCACGGCTTCCTCTACGTCCAGCCTGCCACCTATCGAAAACCCGCGCGGGAGGAGGTGTGA
- a CDS encoding PAS domain-containing protein: MEMLKNLRLGPKIILAFGICLALLVVVGLVGVLGVSSVKGGVKEIGEVRLPSVEAINEINMGMNEVLVGTRGLVNRRMFTDRAVRQAQFDYIAGTGQYEGYGFARIGKAISVYEPLPQTAEEARLWQEFKPQYEAFKAETEAFLSSIKEKERLEAEGVNVGNTEDPRVKALDDEAFGLMMSARDKWQLADQTIEALTEENMRASEASRASAYSAATASTVAVVVALAVGACLAVLLGLYFARNVKGIVGGLMGETESLVRKAVGGELDARGDPQKINFEFRPIMEGFNATLDAVVGYIENMPAPVIVMDRELNLKYANLAAAGAIGAPAEQLKGSKCYQHVQGTDCQTQNCAVMRAMREGNTVSSEMTAHPGGRGEMEVGYVGFPVKDASGEIVGGAELVNDLTEIKRAARRMEKLGDFQARETEKLIAAMEKLAVGDLDISLSVEEGDEDVREARESYLAIKRGLDQMVGYLKEMAGVAEDIASRRLDREDKPLSERDVFGNAFLAMVEGLNEALSQVNATAEQVSSASRQISSSSQSLAQGATEQASSLEEVTASIEEITAMSKQNAEGAESARQLSQEARASSEKADEAMGRMEESIQTIKASSDETSKIIKTIDEIAFQTNLLALNAAVEAARAGEAGKGFAVVAEEVRNLAMRSAEAAKNTAALIQESVQNTETGVKITAEVASALKEIRESFEKVNNLVAEIAASSREQLQGIEQVNQAMAEMDKITQQNAAGAEESAAAAEELAAQGATLAEMMATFRLAGGNGSAPSAKAPAAARRKVAARVGAAASPQAAADNGGGDGGLKVRPEEVIPFDDDFSEF; encoded by the coding sequence GTGGAGATGCTCAAGAACCTGAGACTGGGGCCTAAGATAATCCTCGCCTTCGGCATCTGCCTGGCCCTGCTGGTGGTGGTGGGCCTGGTGGGGGTGCTGGGGGTGAGCTCCGTAAAGGGGGGCGTGAAGGAAATCGGGGAGGTGAGACTCCCCAGCGTGGAGGCCATCAACGAGATCAATATGGGTATGAACGAGGTGCTGGTGGGAACGCGCGGGCTGGTCAACAGGCGCATGTTCACCGACAGAGCCGTGCGCCAGGCGCAGTTCGACTACATAGCCGGCACCGGCCAGTACGAGGGCTACGGTTTCGCGCGCATCGGCAAAGCCATTTCGGTTTACGAGCCCCTTCCCCAGACCGCGGAGGAGGCCCGGCTCTGGCAGGAGTTCAAGCCCCAGTACGAGGCCTTCAAGGCCGAGACCGAGGCCTTCCTCTCCTCCATCAAGGAAAAGGAGAGGCTGGAGGCGGAGGGCGTGAACGTTGGAAACACGGAAGACCCGCGCGTCAAGGCCTTAGACGACGAGGCCTTCGGGCTGATGATGTCCGCGCGGGATAAGTGGCAGCTTGCCGACCAGACCATAGAAGCCCTGACCGAGGAGAACATGCGCGCCTCCGAGGCCTCGCGCGCTTCCGCCTATTCCGCCGCCACCGCCTCCACCGTGGCGGTGGTGGTGGCCCTGGCGGTGGGCGCGTGCCTGGCGGTGCTCCTGGGGCTCTACTTCGCGCGCAACGTCAAGGGCATCGTGGGAGGCCTCATGGGCGAGACCGAGTCCCTGGTGAGAAAAGCGGTGGGGGGAGAGCTCGACGCCCGCGGCGATCCGCAGAAGATAAACTTCGAGTTCCGCCCCATCATGGAGGGCTTCAACGCCACCCTGGACGCGGTGGTGGGCTACATCGAAAACATGCCCGCGCCGGTGATCGTCATGGACCGCGAGCTCAACCTGAAATACGCCAACCTGGCGGCGGCGGGTGCCATCGGCGCCCCCGCTGAACAGCTCAAGGGGAGCAAATGCTACCAGCACGTGCAGGGCACCGACTGCCAGACCCAGAACTGCGCGGTGATGCGCGCCATGCGCGAGGGCAACACGGTGAGCAGCGAGATGACCGCCCACCCCGGCGGCAGGGGCGAGATGGAGGTCGGATATGTCGGCTTCCCCGTAAAAGACGCCTCCGGGGAGATCGTGGGAGGCGCCGAGCTGGTCAACGACCTCACGGAGATCAAGCGGGCCGCCCGCAGGATGGAGAAGCTGGGGGACTTCCAGGCCCGCGAGACGGAGAAGCTCATCGCGGCCATGGAGAAGCTCGCCGTGGGCGACCTGGATATCTCCCTCTCCGTGGAGGAGGGGGACGAGGACGTGCGGGAGGCGAGGGAGTCCTACCTGGCCATAAAGCGGGGCCTGGACCAGATGGTGGGCTACCTCAAGGAGATGGCGGGGGTGGCGGAGGACATCGCCTCCCGCAGGCTGGACCGGGAGGACAAACCCCTCTCGGAGCGCGACGTCTTCGGCAACGCCTTCCTGGCCATGGTGGAGGGGCTGAACGAGGCCCTCTCCCAGGTGAACGCCACCGCCGAGCAGGTGAGCTCGGCCTCGCGCCAGATCTCCTCCTCCAGCCAGTCCCTGGCCCAGGGGGCCACGGAGCAGGCCAGCTCGCTTGAGGAGGTCACCGCCTCCATCGAGGAGATCACCGCCATGAGCAAGCAGAACGCCGAGGGGGCGGAGTCCGCCCGCCAGCTCTCCCAAGAGGCCCGGGCCTCCTCGGAGAAGGCGGACGAGGCCATGGGCAGGATGGAGGAGTCCATCCAGACCATCAAGGCCTCCTCGGACGAGACCTCCAAGATCATCAAGACCATAGACGAGATCGCCTTCCAGACCAACCTCCTGGCCCTCAACGCCGCGGTGGAGGCGGCGCGGGCCGGGGAGGCGGGAAAGGGCTTCGCGGTGGTGGCCGAGGAGGTGAGAAACCTCGCCATGCGCTCCGCGGAGGCGGCCAAGAACACCGCCGCCCTCATCCAGGAGTCGGTGCAGAACACCGAGACGGGGGTGAAGATCACCGCCGAGGTGGCCTCGGCCCTAAAGGAGATACGCGAGTCCTTCGAGAAGGTCAACAACCTGGTGGCGGAGATCGCCGCCTCCTCCCGGGAGCAGCTGCAGGGCATCGAGCAGGTCAACCAGGCCATGGCGGAGATGGACAAGATCACCCAGCAGAACGCCGCGGGGGCGGAGGAGTCCGCCGCCGCCGCGGAGGAGCTCGCCGCCCAGGGCGCCACCCTGGCGGAGATGATGGCCACCTTCCGCCTGGCGGGAGGCAACGGCTCCGCTCCCTCGGCCAAGGCTCCCGCCGCCGCGCGCCGGAAGGTGGCGGCCCGGGTGGGAGCGGCCGCCTCGCCGCAGGCCGCGGCCGACAACGGGGGCGGTGACGGCGGCCTCAAGGTGAGGCCCGAGGAGGTCATCCCCTTCGACGACGACTTCTCGGAGTTCTAG
- a CDS encoding chemotaxis protein CheW, with protein MATSVEAKGQEKEAVGLDKYLTFTLGDEEYGLEILKVREIIGLMEITQVPRMPEFVRGVINLRGKIIPVIDLRLKFGMPASDDTRETCIIVVDLEGVNMGVVVDRVSEVLDLVSEDIEETPEFGAAVDTAFIMGMGKAGERVIMLLDIGKVLTGEEAAAIAGAERVSRPRDGGDADEAQESA; from the coding sequence ATGGCGACCAGCGTAGAAGCAAAAGGCCAGGAGAAAGAGGCAGTGGGCCTGGACAAGTACCTCACCTTCACCCTGGGCGACGAGGAGTACGGCCTGGAGATCCTCAAGGTGCGAGAGATCATCGGGCTCATGGAGATCACCCAGGTGCCGCGCATGCCCGAGTTCGTGCGCGGGGTCATAAACCTGCGGGGCAAGATCATCCCCGTCATCGACCTGCGCTTGAAGTTCGGCATGCCCGCGAGCGACGACACCCGCGAGACCTGCATCATCGTGGTGGACCTCGAGGGCGTGAACATGGGCGTGGTGGTGGACCGGGTCTCCGAGGTCCTGGACCTGGTCTCCGAGGACATCGAGGAGACCCCCGAGTTCGGGGCCGCGGTGGACACCGCCTTCATCATGGGCATGGGCAAGGCGGGGGAGCGCGTGATCATGCTCCTGGACATCGGCAAGGTGCTCACCGGCGAGGAGGCGGCGGCCATCGCCGGGGCGGAACGGGTTTCCCGTCCGCGGGACGGCGGGGACGCGGATGAGGCGCAAGAAAGCGCTTGA
- a CDS encoding chemotaxis protein CheA gives MPRKKKRDTFADILNRIATEVAGLEEGEAARLDELYRAITESLLEAPPDAVAGLTDIARSLLELRLGERPFNDTYEELSARVESAQRAADGPATEKTEPLTASPDELAMDLAVLRGLLEEGAELSEAAAFMGQILARLNSMGLPAPLASALLYLSDLVRAAGRKDTSAVMPGEILAALAAAEKTLERLRETACPFAGEGPRGSGSSVSCDQDRVESFLHRLEEMEAELLALENGTPEGDGAEARVVSLVHDLAREHDSLSLGACAGQLRELATALSEHKGALPQGAFGPLLELKDLLESHLVSILEEERQGDIEAVARKSLALAEGLRGEARGPKGRGRRKKSAASGKKTEGAGFLVLQADEAEVRDFLAEAPEYVQMIEASLLDLERDPSDSELLNEAFRGFHNLKGSAGFLKLSEIVDVSHAAESLLAEAREGRLLLSGPLADLAFEALDALKALLEGVERTASGDRWPVPDGVAELAERLRHAAAGDTPVTRAGSGRTKAGVSLAPALDAGAAAAAERTEEGGAPGKPNTTEQPQALQDASGQGRKGESLVRVSTTRLDALIDAVGELVIAHSMVMQEGEIANTRNPRLARNLSQLTKITRELQELAMGMRMVSLKNTFQKMARLARDLAVKSGIPLDFTFSGEDTEIDRNLVEEINSPLVHMVRNAVDHGLEGPEERLRAGKPERGRVELRGCHEGGNVVIELRDDGRGLDAAAILDKALRLGVVSGEEASRMSEDEVYRLIFHEGLSTARRVTDISGRGVGMDVVKRTIEGLRGRVDIASQPGRGTVFTIRLPLTLAIIDGMVVKVGEEEFVVPSISIHSSFRPQREQVFTVAGKGEVISLRGEVIPLYRLHRLFGLRGARQEPWEALALIMGSNGDRCAVMVDDIVGQQQVVIKSLGEMFSRLPGVSGGAIMGSGKVALILDPPGLVSLAHGKEVR, from the coding sequence ATGCCTCGAAAAAAAAAGCGCGATACGTTCGCCGATATCCTGAACCGCATCGCCACGGAGGTCGCCGGGCTCGAGGAGGGAGAAGCCGCGCGCCTCGATGAGCTGTATCGGGCGATCACGGAAAGCCTCCTTGAAGCACCCCCGGATGCCGTGGCGGGGTTGACGGATATCGCTCGCTCCCTCCTGGAGCTGCGTCTCGGGGAGAGGCCTTTCAACGATACCTACGAGGAATTGAGCGCACGGGTGGAGAGCGCCCAGCGGGCGGCCGACGGTCCCGCAACGGAAAAAACGGAACCTCTCACGGCCAGCCCCGACGAGCTGGCCATGGACCTGGCGGTCCTGCGCGGGCTGCTTGAGGAGGGGGCCGAGCTCTCCGAGGCCGCCGCCTTCATGGGCCAGATCCTGGCGAGGCTTAACTCCATGGGGCTTCCCGCTCCCCTCGCTTCCGCCCTCCTATACCTCTCCGATCTCGTCCGCGCGGCCGGGCGTAAGGATACATCTGCGGTCATGCCCGGCGAGATCCTTGCCGCCCTCGCGGCGGCGGAAAAGACCCTGGAGCGCCTGCGGGAGACCGCATGTCCCTTCGCCGGGGAGGGTCCCCGCGGTTCGGGTTCCTCCGTCTCCTGCGACCAGGACCGCGTGGAGAGCTTCCTGCACCGCCTGGAAGAGATGGAGGCGGAGTTGCTGGCCCTGGAGAACGGCACTCCAGAGGGGGACGGGGCGGAAGCCCGGGTCGTCTCGCTGGTTCACGATCTGGCTCGCGAACACGACTCCCTCTCCCTGGGAGCCTGCGCCGGTCAACTGCGGGAGCTGGCGACGGCGCTGTCGGAGCATAAGGGCGCGTTGCCCCAGGGCGCCTTCGGCCCCCTCCTTGAGCTGAAGGACCTGCTCGAATCGCATCTCGTATCCATCCTAGAGGAAGAGCGGCAGGGCGACATAGAGGCCGTCGCCCGCAAGAGCCTCGCCCTGGCGGAGGGACTGCGGGGTGAGGCGCGAGGCCCAAAGGGCAGGGGGAGGAGGAAGAAGTCCGCGGCGTCCGGGAAGAAAACGGAAGGCGCAGGGTTCCTGGTGCTGCAGGCCGACGAGGCGGAGGTGAGGGATTTCCTCGCCGAGGCCCCGGAATACGTACAGATGATCGAGGCTTCCCTGTTGGACCTGGAGCGCGACCCCTCCGACTCCGAGCTCCTCAACGAGGCCTTCCGCGGTTTCCATAACCTGAAAGGGAGCGCCGGTTTTCTAAAACTTTCCGAGATCGTCGACGTCTCCCATGCCGCGGAATCCCTGCTCGCCGAGGCTCGGGAGGGCAGGCTCCTTCTGTCGGGTCCTCTCGCCGACCTCGCCTTCGAGGCCCTTGACGCCCTGAAGGCCCTCCTGGAAGGAGTGGAAAGGACGGCATCGGGAGACCGCTGGCCGGTGCCTGATGGGGTGGCGGAGCTGGCCGAACGCCTGCGCCACGCCGCCGCCGGGGATACGCCCGTGACCCGCGCCGGGTCCGGCAGGACAAAGGCCGGGGTCTCTCTGGCGCCCGCCTTGGATGCCGGCGCCGCCGCCGCCGCCGAGAGGACGGAGGAGGGAGGTGCGCCGGGCAAGCCGAACACAACGGAACAACCGCAGGCCCTCCAGGACGCCTCGGGACAGGGACGGAAGGGCGAGAGCCTGGTGCGGGTGAGCACCACCCGCCTCGACGCCCTCATCGACGCCGTGGGCGAGCTGGTGATCGCCCATTCCATGGTCATGCAGGAGGGGGAGATAGCCAACACCAGGAACCCCCGCCTGGCGCGCAACCTCTCTCAGCTCACCAAGATAACCCGCGAGCTGCAGGAGCTGGCCATGGGCATGCGCATGGTGTCGCTCAAAAACACCTTCCAGAAGATGGCAAGACTCGCCAGGGACCTCGCGGTCAAGTCCGGAATCCCCCTCGACTTCACCTTCAGCGGAGAGGACACGGAGATCGACCGCAACCTGGTGGAGGAGATCAACAGCCCCCTGGTGCACATGGTGCGCAACGCCGTGGACCACGGCCTGGAGGGTCCGGAGGAGCGCCTGAGGGCGGGCAAGCCGGAGAGGGGGCGCGTGGAGCTGCGCGGCTGCCACGAGGGCGGGAACGTGGTCATCGAGCTGCGCGACGACGGCCGGGGCTTGGACGCCGCGGCCATCCTGGACAAAGCGCTGCGGTTGGGGGTGGTGAGCGGCGAGGAGGCGTCCCGCATGAGCGAGGACGAGGTCTATCGCCTCATCTTCCACGAGGGCCTCTCCACCGCTCGCCGGGTCACCGACATCTCGGGGCGCGGCGTGGGCATGGACGTGGTGAAGAGGACCATCGAGGGGCTGCGCGGGCGCGTGGACATCGCCTCCCAGCCGGGCAGGGGCACCGTCTTCACCATCCGCCTCCCCCTCACCCTGGCCATCATCGACGGCATGGTGGTCAAGGTGGGCGAGGAGGAATTCGTGGTGCCCTCCATCTCCATACATTCGTCCTTCCGTCCCCAGCGGGAGCAGGTGTTCACCGTGGCCGGCAAGGGAGAGGTCATCTCCCTGCGCGGGGAGGTCATCCCCCTCTACCGCCTGCACAGGCTCTTCGGCCTGCGAGGCGCCCGGCAGGAGCCCTGGGAGGCCCTGGCCCTGATCATGGGCTCCAACGGCGACCGTTGCGCGGTGATGGTGGACGACATCGTGGGCCAGCAGCAGGTGGTCATCAAGTCCCTGGGGGAGATGTTCTCCCGTCTGCCGGGGGTATCGGGGGGAGCCATCATGGGCTCGGGCAAGGTGGCCCTCATCCTCGACCCCCCTGGGTTGGTGAGCCTCGCCCACGGGAAGGAGGTCCGGTGA